The genomic interval CTTGTCAAAACTGCCATAATAAGTGGAAGTGGAAGCAGACTATGAAAAAGATGTTCACCTTAGATACCGGAATGAATTGTCCCTATTGCGGAGAAAGACAGTATCAAACAAGGGAATCAAAAAAGAAAGCAGGTATTTTAAACGCTTTTGTTCTCTTGCCCTTGTTGTTAAATATCTTTTTTGAGATCCCAGCAGCTATTTTGTTAAGTTTATTTCCTATTTTGTTCTTTGTAATTATGTCGCTT from Lentibacillus cibarius carries:
- a CDS encoding TIGR04104 family putative zinc finger protein, producing MPTCQNCHNKWKWKQTMKKMFTLDTGMNCPYCGERQYQTRESKKKAGILNAFVLLPLLLNIFFEIPAAILLSLFPILFFVIMSLNPVIMHLSNQEEFLI